In Mesotoga sp. Brook.08.105.5.1, the following proteins share a genomic window:
- a CDS encoding SUMF1/EgtB/PvdO family nonheme iron enzyme → MKLKLFFFVLFLSIVLFLTPSCIFRSNQPPLIEKESSGPSGDTLDDCITFKWLGYDDDGYVSLYQYRTDGGQWVDHGTKTSYTWCGYQEGDHTFEVRAKDDKGLASERIIWTFTFLLFESYLGDFVFVSGGSFTMGDTWGDGLNMEKPTHQVELTYGFFVGKYPVTFNEYNEFCVDKGAVIPSDEGWGMGSRPVINVPWWMAIEYCNWLSEKDGLPPAYVSRCEVNEGQLLDSEGKVTTDITEVLGYRLLTEAEWEYASRGGKHNSEYKWSGSDNPSLVAWYDYNSSDKTHPVGQLEPNALGIYDMSGNVLEWCTDFYSEYTASQKANPYVSSGTHRICRGGCWAFPEVNIRVSYRFPALPMDFASLAGFRIGRIAQ, encoded by the coding sequence ATGAAACTCAAACTGTTTTTCTTTGTTCTTTTCCTATCAATTGTACTGTTCTTGACGCCCTCATGCATCTTCAGGAGTAATCAACCACCTTTGATCGAGAAAGAATCCTCCGGACCTTCTGGCGACACCCTTGATGACTGCATTACATTTAAGTGGCTCGGTTATGACGACGATGGCTACGTCTCGCTGTATCAGTATAGGACAGACGGCGGACAATGGGTTGATCACGGTACAAAGACCAGTTATACCTGGTGCGGATATCAAGAAGGAGATCACACCTTTGAGGTAAGGGCGAAAGACGACAAAGGACTCGCTTCTGAACGGATAATCTGGACTTTCACTTTTCTCTTATTTGAATCCTATTTGGGAGACTTCGTCTTTGTGAGTGGGGGTTCTTTCACCATGGGAGATACCTGGGGAGACGGGTTAAACATGGAGAAACCAACCCATCAGGTCGAACTCACGTACGGTTTTTTTGTTGGGAAGTATCCAGTTACTTTCAACGAGTACAATGAGTTCTGCGTAGATAAGGGAGCCGTAATTCCCTCCGATGAAGGCTGGGGAATGGGCAGCAGACCAGTAATCAATGTGCCATGGTGGATGGCAATAGAATACTGCAACTGGTTGAGTGAAAAGGATGGCCTGCCTCCTGCATACGTAAGTCGCTGCGAAGTCAACGAAGGTCAGTTGCTCGATTCAGAGGGAAAGGTAACGACGGATATTACAGAAGTACTTGGATACAGATTGTTGACGGAAGCCGAATGGGAATATGCCTCGCGAGGAGGAAAACATAATTCCGAATACAAGTGGTCTGGAAGCGACAACCCTTCACTGGTAGCCTGGTACGATTACAACTCCAGCGATAAGACCCACCCGGTTGGCCAGCTCGAACCAAACGCTCTTGGTATTTATGATATGAGCGGTAACGTGCTTGAGTGGTGCACCGACTTCTATTCTGAATATACCGCTTCTCAAAAAGCAAATCCGTACGTTTCCAGCGGAACTCACCGGATTTGTCGAGGCGGTTGCTGGGCCTTTCCCGAAGTAAATATCCGTGTATCTTATCGGTTTCCTGCCCTTCCCATGGATTTCGCAAGCTTAGCCGGGTTCAGAATCGGTAGAATCGCTCAGTAG
- a CDS encoding SUMF1/EgtB/PvdO family nonheme iron enzyme yields the protein MKRLLILLLIVVFAVMLAGCKKPRENQPPVLQKIGGSEGVIDCSANVLEWSASDPDGTIAKYYVNVDEAGWDDYGLETEYVWNDYGTGVHSFEVKAEDNEGTFSNIISWNFVAIEEMILVEGGKFTMGDTWGDGYENELPLHEVTIDYDYFIGKYEVTFDEFDAFCDDLGRTKPKDFSWGRERRPVISVSWYDAIAYCNWLSDKAGLARAYDDNGNLLDLSGGMADDPSEVIGFRLPTEAEWEFAARGGDSESLFKYSGSNDPDEVAWYRENAHNDIVDSISTWPVGEKEPNGLGIHDMSGNVFEWCTEPFQEYTADSTTNPYVPINGSTDFIIRGGSYFNIARLLRVPYREEVSGEIGIYVVGFRIVRTDK from the coding sequence ATGAAGAGACTCTTGATACTACTGCTGATAGTTGTGTTTGCAGTGATGCTTGCAGGGTGTAAGAAGCCCAGGGAAAACCAGCCGCCAGTTCTCCAGAAGATCGGTGGTTCTGAAGGAGTAATAGATTGCTCAGCGAACGTTCTCGAGTGGAGCGCATCGGATCCAGACGGCACGATTGCGAAGTACTACGTCAACGTCGATGAAGCAGGTTGGGATGACTATGGACTTGAAACAGAATACGTCTGGAATGATTACGGAACCGGGGTTCATTCATTTGAAGTGAAGGCCGAAGACAACGAAGGTACATTCTCAAATATCATCTCCTGGAATTTCGTTGCAATTGAAGAGATGATATTAGTTGAAGGCGGAAAGTTCACAATGGGAGACACCTGGGGCGACGGATACGAGAATGAATTACCCCTCCACGAAGTAACTATAGATTACGACTACTTCATCGGGAAGTATGAGGTCACCTTTGATGAATTCGATGCTTTCTGCGACGACTTGGGCAGAACAAAACCCAAAGATTTCTCCTGGGGCAGAGAAAGGAGACCAGTGATTTCCGTTTCCTGGTATGACGCAATTGCCTACTGCAACTGGTTAAGCGACAAGGCGGGACTGGCAAGAGCGTATGACGACAACGGTAATCTGCTCGATCTTTCAGGCGGCATGGCAGATGACCCGTCTGAGGTAATTGGATTCCGCTTGCCCACGGAAGCTGAGTGGGAATTCGCCGCAAGAGGCGGAGATTCAGAGTCATTGTTTAAGTACTCGGGAAGCAACGACCCGGATGAAGTCGCATGGTACCGAGAGAATGCTCACAATGACATTGTGGATAGTATCTCAACATGGCCCGTCGGAGAGAAGGAGCCCAATGGGTTGGGAATACACGACATGAGTGGCAATGTGTTCGAGTGGTGTACTGAACCCTTCCAGGAATACACTGCTGACTCAACTACAAATCCCTACGTCCCAATAAACGGAAGCACGGACTTCATAATTAGAGGAGGCAGCTACTTCAATATTGCAAGACTTTTAAGGGTTCCTTATCGAGAGGAAGTAAGTGGGGAAATTGGAATATATGTTGTTGGTTTCAGGATCGTAAGAACCGACAAGTAA
- a CDS encoding GH116 family glycosyl hydrolase — MNCGRGKKLQMICVIEEKVNHLAEIIQKAGYQTSARVDCDKNELIMLNNIVPDLKSLLPSIGAKPIILIGKAVRMIETIGVEDAGTIEERRVFMDSSPWDKRGFQCYKNHPLFEGLFGGFYSTHLNGLEKIPNVFYYLGSRAKVVAVEKRYISYIRERKLIWLHDIGGFPVLSIGGYLSFEEPDNPYNAEARRFIENSILWLLSPNRQGKYWIESDSVFVQTSETSDQRLPSVLSVTNWPVPSMEIENARGYINSTGRRILANLSVHRIEEVWVHPFRIFRSMEFSIDGEHLSEALNRVLYTPERVVYKLCCGEITVFCSLENPYLFLQFDFYDYIEHSIDIRIESDLRIMWPMDDAFNGEKRFTKLDNGFILKTEDGQIKSLFIFSSPSSLSLDRIDKEISVTIGSKVTGTAVLSVISCIEDEELPKQIDMQDEILKANEFYLKYLEKGRIITDDSRLNEALDMARIGAIKFRVTVPNLGTGLVAGYASSRPGWFSARPGYAWYFGRDSLWCSLAFLDSGDFTTVKENLELLMKFQRIDGKIYHELTTSNVVHYDAADSTPLYLYAMYRYCLQSGDIEFARKNWGRIEKALDYCSETDSDGDGLIENTIAGHGWVEGGKLYGAKASFYLNCIWIAALRGIEMLSSYLGEERVKSHLSNLQERCLIGLEKLYDPETGFVLGIDEAGKQMKFRTIMSSMGLIFNCVPHERISAQIEDLASDDFSTDWGVRIIGKSSGIFNPKGYHEGSVWPLFTGWAALAQFRLGADLDAHNHMLANLYTNKDFSSGYIPEVLHGNTYELSGICPHQAWSETMGFQPFYEGVLGFAPNMIEGIIDFQPSIPVNLRRVEAPCLALGSNCLALSYECTTLISDWIEVTQHFRIHMEKELSVRFTPWIPKQSSDVGISVNNEPLHVRTLDGITSKRVELDTSISGKKLDIFITYTAPFLILPVEPQLTKGKKSSQPRIISIRRISESDCWQLIVRSPGKITSIPIMVSRKIEAENADIMGNELIVKGNKSNSYKTVTVLLKAYSRNA; from the coding sequence ATGAACTGTGGTCGAGGTAAGAAACTGCAGATGATCTGTGTCATTGAAGAGAAAGTGAACCACCTCGCTGAGATTATTCAGAAAGCTGGATACCAAACCAGTGCGAGAGTTGATTGCGATAAGAATGAACTGATAATGCTGAACAACATCGTACCGGATCTGAAATCTCTATTGCCCTCAATAGGCGCCAAACCCATAATTCTGATAGGAAAGGCCGTCAGAATGATTGAAACGATTGGGGTAGAGGATGCCGGCACTATTGAAGAGCGAAGAGTGTTTATGGACAGCTCCCCGTGGGACAAAAGGGGATTTCAATGCTATAAGAACCACCCTCTATTTGAAGGATTGTTTGGAGGCTTCTACAGCACCCATCTCAACGGCCTTGAAAAGATACCGAATGTCTTCTACTATCTTGGCAGTAGAGCAAAGGTAGTGGCCGTTGAGAAAAGATATATAAGCTATATTAGGGAGAGAAAACTGATTTGGCTTCATGATATTGGAGGCTTTCCAGTTCTCTCTATAGGAGGTTATCTTTCATTTGAGGAACCCGATAATCCGTATAATGCCGAAGCACGAAGGTTCATCGAGAACAGCATCCTCTGGCTGCTTTCTCCTAACAGACAAGGCAAATACTGGATAGAATCGGACTCGGTATTTGTTCAGACTTCAGAGACTTCAGATCAAAGACTTCCATCAGTCTTGTCAGTGACTAACTGGCCAGTTCCGTCTATGGAAATCGAAAACGCAAGAGGTTACATCAATTCCACAGGCCGACGCATTCTTGCAAATCTCTCTGTCCATAGAATTGAAGAAGTGTGGGTGCATCCCTTCCGAATCTTTAGATCCATGGAGTTCTCTATAGATGGAGAACACTTGTCAGAAGCGCTCAATAGGGTTCTCTACACACCCGAAAGAGTCGTATATAAGCTTTGCTGCGGAGAGATAACTGTCTTCTGTAGTCTAGAGAACCCCTATCTGTTCTTGCAGTTCGATTTCTACGACTACATAGAACACAGCATTGATATTCGTATCGAATCTGATCTCAGGATAATGTGGCCAATGGATGATGCTTTCAATGGAGAAAAACGGTTCACCAAACTTGATAACGGGTTCATTCTTAAGACCGAGGACGGCCAGATCAAGAGCCTGTTCATCTTCTCGAGTCCATCATCACTATCTTTGGATAGGATTGACAAAGAGATCTCAGTGACGATTGGTAGCAAAGTGACAGGAACGGCCGTGCTCTCGGTGATCTCATGTATCGAAGACGAAGAGCTCCCGAAGCAAATCGATATGCAAGATGAGATACTCAAGGCCAACGAATTCTACCTGAAGTACCTCGAGAAGGGGCGGATCATAACAGATGACTCAAGACTCAATGAGGCTCTTGACATGGCAAGAATTGGAGCAATCAAGTTCAGAGTGACCGTACCGAATCTTGGAACTGGCCTTGTAGCTGGATATGCTTCAAGTAGACCGGGCTGGTTCAGTGCGAGGCCCGGCTACGCCTGGTACTTCGGCCGAGACAGCCTCTGGTGCTCACTGGCATTTCTCGACAGTGGAGACTTCACCACCGTCAAAGAGAATCTAGAACTTCTAATGAAATTCCAGAGAATCGATGGAAAGATCTATCATGAACTCACTACCAGCAATGTTGTTCACTATGACGCTGCCGACTCCACTCCCCTCTATCTTTACGCGATGTATAGGTACTGCTTGCAGAGCGGCGACATAGAATTCGCAAGGAAAAACTGGGGCAGAATAGAGAAAGCTCTAGACTACTGCTCAGAAACCGATTCAGATGGTGACGGTCTTATTGAAAACACTATTGCTGGCCACGGCTGGGTCGAAGGGGGAAAACTGTACGGCGCAAAGGCCTCATTCTATTTGAACTGCATATGGATTGCAGCTCTCAGGGGCATAGAAATGCTTTCCAGTTATCTTGGAGAGGAAAGGGTTAAGTCTCATTTGTCAAATCTACAAGAACGATGCTTGATTGGCCTCGAAAAACTATACGATCCTGAGACGGGTTTTGTCCTGGGAATAGATGAAGCGGGAAAGCAAATGAAATTCAGAACGATTATGTCTTCAATGGGTTTGATCTTCAACTGTGTGCCTCACGAAAGAATCTCCGCCCAGATCGAAGATCTGGCTAGTGATGACTTTTCCACTGACTGGGGGGTAAGAATAATAGGAAAGAGCTCAGGGATATTCAATCCCAAAGGCTATCACGAGGGAAGCGTCTGGCCTCTATTTACCGGTTGGGCTGCTTTGGCTCAGTTCAGACTTGGGGCGGATCTTGACGCTCACAATCACATGCTTGCCAATCTATACACAAATAAGGACTTTTCATCAGGGTATATCCCGGAAGTTCTTCATGGAAATACCTACGAACTTTCCGGGATATGTCCTCATCAGGCCTGGTCTGAAACAATGGGATTTCAACCATTCTACGAAGGTGTGCTTGGCTTCGCTCCAAACATGATCGAGGGTATCATTGACTTTCAGCCTTCAATACCGGTGAACCTCAGGAGAGTAGAAGCTCCCTGTCTAGCATTGGGGAGCAACTGTCTGGCGTTGTCATATGAATGTACGACACTGATTAGTGACTGGATAGAAGTGACACAGCACTTTAGAATACATATGGAGAAGGAATTGTCTGTACGTTTCACACCGTGGATACCCAAACAATCAAGTGATGTTGGGATTTCTGTCAACAACGAACCGCTTCATGTAAGAACCCTCGACGGAATCACATCAAAGAGAGTTGAACTTGACACAAGTATATCGGGAAAGAAGCTGGACATTTTTATTACTTATACAGCCCCGTTCTTGATCCTTCCAGTTGAACCACAGCTCACCAAAGGCAAAAAGAGTTCACAACCCAGGATAATATCAATTAGGAGAATATCGGAATCTGACTGCTGGCAGCTGATTGTTAGATCACCGGGAAAGATTACTTCCATTCCTATTATGGTATCCAGGAAGATCGAAGCCGAGAACGCCGATATTATGGGCAACGAACTCATCGTGAAGGGTAATAAGAGCAATTCATACAAAACGGTGACTGTTCTTCTAAAGGCTTATTCACGAAATGCTTAG